A genomic window from Phoenix dactylifera cultivar Barhee BC4 chromosome 7, palm_55x_up_171113_PBpolish2nd_filt_p, whole genome shotgun sequence includes:
- the LOC113463383 gene encoding protein TIC 40, chloroplastic-like — protein sequence MESLALASSISPVLIGSPNPVEILRRRWSFGPALPLLASRGNSTSRRRRTTFSVCSLRNGGGDGASSQRILETGKAETQIFASISSSNDSGTSTVCGNPQFQVPSPAPYLSSPLLWIGVGIGLSATLSVVATKFKRRAIQQAFKAVMGQEAPLNGQFNNAAFSPGSPFPFPSASPSAPTPVTSHPVAAENVAATKIEATPQTKDGDKAVVNKEASKHEDAPATKIEATSPAENGDKPIINNEAIKHGDVAATPVASQPAAADNAPAIKVEATPPKKDKVETAVNNKGTKHGDVPPTLLASTPVAAENALLAAEVDATLPIKDRDETVAKDKETKHGDIPPKPVASPQVAAEDDPATNAEAIPPTEDKVETNKQ from the exons ATGGAGAGCCTCGCCCTGGCTTCCTCCATATCCCCAGTTCTCATAGGTTCTCCGAACCCCGTCGAGATCCTGAGACGGCGGTGGTCGTTTGGTCCGGCTCTTCCCTTGTTGGCGTCGAGAGGAAACAGCACCAGCCGGAGAAGAAGGACAACTTTCTCTGTGTGTTCGCTAAGAAATGGAGGGGGAGATGGTGCCTCTTCCCAGAGGATTTTGGAAACTG GAAAAGCAGAGACACAAATTTTTGCAagtatttcatcttcaaatgatagTGGTACATCCACAGTTTGTGGCAATCCTCAATTCCAAGTGCCATCCCCAGCACCCTACTT AAGCTCGCCTCTTTTATGGATTGGAGTTGGAATTGGTCTATCAGCTACATTGTCAGTG GTGGCAACAAAATTTAAG AGAAGGGCAATACAGCAGGCATTCAAGGCCGTGATGGGTCAAGAAGCACCACTAAATGGCCAATTTAATAATGCTGCCTTCTCTCCAGGCTCTCCATTCCCATTTCCTTCTGCATCACCATCAGCTCCAACTCCTGTTACTTCCCACCCAGTTGCAGCAGAAAATGTTGCTGCAACTAAAATAGAAGCAACTCCACAAACAAAAGACGGAGACAAAGCCGTAGTAAACAAAGAAGCAAGTAAACATG AAGATGCTCCTGCAACTAAAATTGAAGCAACTTCTCCTGCTGAAAATGGAGATAAACCAATAATAAACAATGAAGCAATTAAACATG GAGATGTCGCTGCAACACCTGTTGCTTCCCAACCAGCTGCTGCAGATAATGCCCCTGCAATCAAAGTTGAAGCAACTCCACCAAAGAAAGACAAAGTTGAAACTGCAGTAAACAATAAAGGAACTAAACATG GAGATGTACCTCCAACACTTCTTGCTTCCACACCAGTTGCAGCAGAAAATGCCCTTCTTGCAGCTGAAGTTGATGCAACTCTGCCAATTAAAGACAGAGATGAAACTGTAGCAAAGGATAAAGAAACTAAACATG GAGATATACCTCCAAAACCTGTTGCTTCCCCACAAGTTGCAGCAGAAGATGACCCTGCAACCAACGCTGAGGCAATTCCACCAACAGAAGACAAAGTTGAAACTAATAAACAGTGA
- the LOC120111364 gene encoding 60S ribosomal protein L3-like — MSHRKFEHPRHGSLGFLPRKRASRHRGKVKSFPKDDPSKTPRLTAFLGYKAGMTHIVREVDKPGSKLHKKETCEAVTIIEAPPMIVVGVVGYVKTPRGLRSLNTVWAQHLSEEVKRRFYKNWYKSKKKAFTKYSKKYETEDGKKEIQSQLEKMKKYASVIRVLAHTQIRRMKGLKQKKAHLMEIQVNGGDVAQKVDYAYSFFEKQIPVDAIFQKDEMIDIIGVTKGKGYEGVVTRWGVTRLPRKTHRGLRKVACIGAWHPARVSFTVARAGQNGYHHRSELNKKIYKVGKAGEESHKAITEFDRTEKDITPMGGFPHYGVVKDDYVLIKGCCVGPKKRVVTLRQSLLKQTSRVAMEEIKLKFIDTSSKFGHGRFQTTEEKGKFYGRLKA, encoded by the exons ATGTCTCACCGTAAGTTCGAGCATCCCCGACATGGTTCTCTTGGGTTTCTTCCCAGAAAAAGAGCCTCCCGACATAGAGGAaaag TGAAATCCTTCCCAAAGGACGACCCAAGCAAGACTCCTAGACTAACTGCCTTTCTAGGATACAAAGCTGGGATGACACATATAGTCAGGGAAGTTGATAAACCAGGATCAA AGCTCCATAAGAAGGAGACATGTGAAGCAGTAACAATTATTGAAGCACCTCCAATGATTGTTGTTGGTGTTGTTGGTTATGTGAAGACTCCCCGTGGTCTTCGCTCACTGAACACTGTTTGGGCTCAGCATCTTAGTGAGGAAGTAAAGAGGAGATTTTACAAAAACTGGTACAAGTCCAAGAAGAAAGCATTTACTAAGTATTCGAAGAAGTATGAAACTGAAGATGGGAAAAAAGAAATCCAGTCACAGCTAGAGAAAATGAAGAAGTATGCATCTGTTATTCGTGTTTTGGCTCACACTCAG ATTAGAAGGATGAAGGGGTTGAAACAAAAGAAAGCACACCTGATGGAGATCCAGGTGAATGGTGGAGATGTTGCTCAGAAAGTTGATTATGCTTACAGCTTCTTCGAAAAGCAAATTCCTGTAGATGCTATTTTCCAGAAGGATGAGATGATTGACATCATAGGAGTTACCAAGGGCAAGGGTTATGAAGGTGTGGTGACTCGTTGGGGTGTCACTCGTCTTCCCCGCAAAACCCACCGTGGCCTGCGCAAAGTGGCTTGTATCGGTGCTTGGCATCCAGCTAGGGTTTCATTCACGGTGGCCAGGGCTGGGCAGAATGGTTACCATCATCGCTCAGAGTtgaacaagaaaatttataagGTTGGAAAGGCTGGCGAGGAGTCTCATAAGGCTATCACTGAATTCGACAG GACCGAGAAGGATATAACCCCAATGGGAGGCTTCCCACATTATGGGGTGGTTAAGGATGATTACGTATTGATTAAAGGCTGCTGTGTGGGACCAAAGAAGCGGGTTGTCACTCTGAGGCAGTCGTTGCTGAAGCAAACATCACGCGTGGCTATGGAGGAGATCAAGCTTAAGTTCATTGATACCTCTTCCAAATTTGGGCATGGCCGCTTCCAAACTACAGAGGAGAAGGGCAAATTCTACGGAAGGCTCAAGGCTTGA